Proteins encoded in a region of the Flavobacteriaceae bacterium HL-DH10 genome:
- a CDS encoding glycoside hydrolase family 65 protein, with translation MNQNYIKPNNWSIIEEGFQTDRVKSSESLFSIGNGAMGQRANFEEHYSGPTFQGSYIAGVYYPDKTRVGWWKNGYPEYFAKVLNAPNWIGINVEINGEQLDLFTCKRVENFKRELNMQEGWLSRHFVATLKNGITIEVITKRFLSLELDEVGAIQYSLKPINSDAEITLKPYLDSGITNEDTNWDDKFWDTTNVVHDNHQAFIEAKTMKTSFNTCTFMESQVFINDKALKIEPRINVEANYVSFSYKHQVKQNETYTIHKFGGYVVDTKHDKNELISAAKTVLKTALKAGFNTLLEDQKTAWKVIWSMSDITISGDVKAQQGIRFNIFQLNQTYLGRDSRLNIGPKGFTGEKYGGSTYWDTEAYCIPFYMATKDQKVARTLLEYRYNHLAKAIENAEKLGYSNGAALYPMVTMNGEECHNEWEITFEEIHRNGAIAFAIYNYQRYTGDYSYLPEKGLEVLIGIARFWHQRATFSTDKNRYVILGVTGPNEYENNVNNNWYTNYLAQWCINYTIENISKIEDEYASDFTRIMNKVKLSTLELAEWKSVAQNMYIPYSDKHNIYLQQDGFLDKELITVKDLDKLQRPINQKWSWDRILRSPYIKQADVLQGFYFFEDQFTDEELERHFDFYEQFTVHESSLSPCVHSIQAAKLNRMDQAYTFYLRTSRLDLDDYNKEVHEGLHITSMAGTWMSIVEGFGGMRIKNNQLSFTPKIPDQWEAYSFKVNFRNQILKVHVSQTETKFELEGEAKLQLLVNNTPVSILPMHLVTI, from the coding sequence ATGAATCAAAATTATATAAAACCAAATAATTGGTCTATCATAGAAGAAGGTTTTCAAACAGATCGTGTAAAATCTTCCGAAAGTTTATTCAGTATTGGCAATGGTGCTATGGGGCAACGTGCTAATTTTGAAGAGCATTATTCAGGTCCAACCTTTCAAGGCAGTTATATTGCTGGGGTGTATTATCCAGACAAAACCCGTGTTGGTTGGTGGAAAAATGGTTATCCAGAGTATTTTGCAAAAGTGCTTAATGCTCCAAATTGGATTGGTATTAATGTAGAAATAAATGGTGAACAGCTTGATTTATTCACTTGTAAAAGGGTTGAAAATTTTAAGCGAGAACTAAATATGCAAGAAGGTTGGTTATCTCGTCATTTTGTGGCAACTTTAAAAAATGGCATTACCATTGAGGTTATAACCAAGCGTTTTTTAAGTTTAGAATTAGATGAAGTTGGGGCCATTCAGTACAGTTTAAAACCAATAAATAGTGATGCTGAAATAACTTTAAAACCCTATTTAGATTCAGGAATTACTAATGAAGATACCAATTGGGATGATAAGTTCTGGGATACAACTAACGTAGTTCATGATAATCATCAAGCATTTATAGAGGCAAAAACCATGAAGACAAGTTTTAATACTTGTACTTTTATGGAATCTCAGGTGTTTATTAATGATAAAGCTTTGAAAATAGAACCAAGAATTAACGTCGAAGCTAATTATGTTTCGTTTTCTTATAAGCATCAAGTAAAACAAAATGAAACTTATACTATTCATAAGTTTGGTGGTTATGTGGTTGATACTAAGCACGATAAAAATGAATTAATTTCTGCGGCAAAAACAGTTCTTAAAACAGCTCTTAAAGCAGGTTTTAATACATTATTAGAAGACCAAAAAACGGCTTGGAAAGTCATTTGGAGTATGTCTGATATTACCATTTCAGGTGATGTAAAAGCACAACAAGGCATTCGTTTTAATATTTTTCAACTCAATCAAACCTATTTAGGTCGAGACTCTCGATTAAATATTGGACCAAAAGGCTTTACAGGGGAAAAATATGGAGGTAGCACCTATTGGGATACTGAAGCCTATTGCATTCCGTTTTACATGGCTACCAAAGACCAAAAAGTAGCACGAACGCTTCTAGAATATCGTTATAATCACTTAGCAAAAGCAATTGAAAATGCTGAGAAACTAGGTTATTCAAACGGAGCAGCATTATATCCAATGGTTACCATGAATGGAGAAGAATGCCATAACGAATGGGAAATTACCTTTGAAGAAATTCATAGAAACGGTGCTATAGCTTTTGCCATTTATAATTACCAACGTTATACAGGAGATTATAGTTATCTACCAGAAAAAGGTTTAGAAGTTTTAATTGGTATAGCTCGTTTTTGGCATCAACGTGCTACCTTTTCAACCGATAAAAATAGGTATGTTATTTTAGGTGTTACAGGTCCAAATGAATACGAAAACAATGTTAATAATAATTGGTACACTAATTATTTAGCGCAATGGTGTATTAATTATACTATAGAAAATATTAGTAAAATTGAAGACGAATATGCTTCTGATTTTACAAGAATAATGAATAAAGTGAAGCTAAGCACATTAGAATTAGCTGAATGGAAATCAGTAGCCCAAAATATGTATATTCCTTATTCTGATAAGCATAACATTTATCTTCAGCAAGATGGGTTTTTAGATAAAGAATTAATTACAGTTAAAGATTTAGATAAATTACAACGCCCAATTAATCAAAAATGGAGTTGGGATAGAATTTTGCGTTCGCCATATATTAAGCAAGCCGATGTGCTTCAAGGGTTCTACTTTTTTGAAGATCAATTTACTGATGAAGAATTAGAACGTCATTTCGATTTTTACGAACAATTTACGGTTCACGAAAGTTCTTTGTCTCCTTGCGTACACAGTATTCAAGCAGCAAAACTAAACAGAATGGATCAGGCTTATACTTTTTATTTACGAACATCTAGACTAGATTTAGACGATTATAATAAAGAAGTTCATGAGGGTTTACATATTACATCTATGGCAGGAACATGGATGAGTATTGTGGAAGGCTTTGGTGGTATGCGTATAAAAAACAATCAGTTATCTTTTACACCTAAAATCCCGGATCAATGGGAAGCATATTCATTTAAAGTAAATTTTAGAAATCAAATTTTAAAAGTGCATGTGTCTCAAACTGAAACTAAATTTGAATTGGAAGGGGAGGCAAAATTACAACTTTTAGTAAATAATACACCTGTATCCATTTTACCTATGCATTTAGTAACAATTTAA
- a CDS encoding TonB-dependent receptor: MRTTVKRLFFLFLFVPITLFAQIDIKGTVTEQSTSIPLPGVNVLIKGTATGTVTDFDGNYQIEATKGDVIVFSYVGYQPKEIIYNGQATLNVQMDEDAAQLDEIVIIGYGVQKKSKILGSAVRVNGDDLKDNPVSSIDAALQGKAAGVQVIQGSGLAGSSNVVRVRGISSISAGGDPLYVVDGIPITQDYFLQGDSNGQNNNPLASLNQNDIESIEVLKDAAAAGIYGSRGANGVILIKTKRGKEGLKFSYTGIVTVSEPTYTPKILDNKQLLQVYQEAWENDGNIGLSPLPRNISWEDALNTNTDWVDLVTKTGISNRHSFSVNYGTEKLKTYFNVSYDDTESFIKNDEYKRLSGRFNLDYQILKNLKIGLNSSITKGIYDKVNINDTWRNAQSFTLPFYSPYLANGDLDNSFGNPLIELQYRDRRSEEMRSINSIAIDYQPIENLYLRGTGSLDYMDFRDFYWQSLEVGRISGTPAEEQNTFASANPFFVINYNTNFTASYLWDMDDKNSFNFLLGTEYQRSERLLYRFGNPEGHINSPVPLYELDAPDYTRESTGKTAYSFASYFGRISYSYNDALDLMALGRVDGSSRFGENNRYGFFPTVSAAYNFSKHDFIANSNAISLLKIKTSYGITGNSEIGNDSRFGAYSIPNSGTNYLGNAYKSIIRLDNPDLKWETAQTVDFGIELNLFNNRIETEISGYYKKSKDVLLDLFQIPSSGFGESLWINAAEIENKGLEFNVTSKNIVSDNFSWTTTFNIAHNANKLISLGGVSPDLLEGGFNDTRVIEGQPIGTNYLVRFARVDTTDGLPIFLDKEGNETKTFNLANRVSAGSVIPDATGGFGNKFKYKNWGLDTDFVFTIGGNIYDSYAKRALGTFRDGNNSSNVRTDIYDRWRNPGDVTEQPRLFHDHNEVQGLSSVWQYNHTGFLYDASYLRLRNVTLNYTLPAEFLKGTGISSLKLALTGSNIFTWTKFPGGDPEIARDFQFQRDRNLSPNVSYLSIPQAKSFTFNINATF; encoded by the coding sequence ATGAGAACAACTGTAAAAAGGTTATTTTTTCTATTCTTGTTTGTGCCAATAACTTTATTTGCACAAATAGATATTAAAGGAACAGTAACAGAGCAATCAACATCCATCCCGTTGCCTGGAGTAAATGTCTTAATTAAAGGCACAGCAACCGGAACTGTGACGGATTTTGATGGAAACTACCAAATTGAAGCTACAAAAGGAGATGTCATTGTATTCTCTTACGTTGGATATCAACCTAAAGAAATAATTTATAATGGTCAGGCTACATTAAATGTACAGATGGATGAAGATGCTGCCCAACTGGATGAAATCGTGATTATTGGTTACGGTGTTCAGAAGAAAAGTAAAATTCTTGGAAGCGCTGTACGCGTAAATGGCGATGACTTAAAAGACAATCCTGTATCATCTATTGATGCTGCGCTTCAGGGTAAAGCCGCCGGTGTACAAGTAATTCAAGGGTCTGGATTAGCAGGTTCTTCCAATGTGGTTCGGGTTAGGGGAATCTCTTCTATATCTGCGGGTGGTGATCCATTGTATGTTGTAGATGGGATACCCATTACACAAGATTATTTTTTACAAGGCGATTCTAATGGGCAAAACAACAACCCTTTAGCTTCTTTAAATCAAAATGATATCGAAAGTATAGAGGTATTAAAAGATGCTGCCGCGGCAGGGATTTATGGATCTCGTGGTGCGAATGGCGTTATTTTAATAAAAACCAAACGAGGTAAAGAGGGGTTAAAATTCTCATATACAGGAATCGTTACAGTTTCAGAACCAACTTATACTCCTAAAATATTGGATAACAAGCAATTATTACAAGTGTATCAAGAAGCATGGGAAAATGATGGAAATATTGGTCTGTCTCCATTACCAAGAAATATATCATGGGAAGATGCACTAAATACAAATACCGATTGGGTTGATTTAGTGACTAAAACAGGTATATCCAACAGACATAGTTTTTCAGTGAATTATGGAACTGAAAAATTAAAAACTTATTTTAACGTGTCTTATGATGATACGGAGTCTTTTATTAAAAATGATGAATATAAAAGATTAAGTGGACGGTTTAATTTAGACTATCAAATACTTAAAAACCTAAAAATTGGACTTAACTCCTCAATAACTAAAGGTATTTACGATAAAGTTAATATTAATGATACTTGGAGAAATGCCCAAAGTTTTACCTTACCATTTTACTCTCCTTATCTAGCCAATGGAGATCTTGATAATTCATTTGGTAACCCATTAATAGAATTGCAATACAGAGATCGAAGATCGGAAGAAATGAGATCAATAAATTCTATTGCTATAGATTACCAGCCTATAGAAAATCTATACCTAAGAGGAACTGGGTCTTTAGACTATATGGATTTTAGGGATTTTTACTGGCAATCTTTAGAAGTAGGTAGAATTAGCGGCACGCCAGCAGAAGAACAGAATACCTTTGCATCTGCAAATCCATTTTTTGTTATTAATTACAACACAAACTTTACAGCCTCATATTTATGGGATATGGACGATAAAAATTCATTCAACTTTTTACTTGGTACAGAATATCAAAGAAGTGAAAGATTATTATATCGGTTTGGGAATCCAGAAGGTCATATTAATAGCCCAGTACCACTTTATGAATTAGATGCGCCAGATTATACAAGAGAAAGTACAGGTAAAACGGCCTATTCTTTTGCCTCATATTTTGGTCGTATCAGCTATTCTTATAACGATGCTTTAGATTTAATGGCTTTGGGTAGAGTAGATGGTTCTTCTCGTTTTGGAGAAAACAACAGATATGGTTTTTTTCCAACAGTTTCTGCGGCTTACAATTTTTCTAAGCATGATTTTATTGCTAATAGTAATGCGATAAGTCTATTAAAAATAAAAACATCTTATGGTATAACTGGTAACTCAGAAATTGGAAATGATTCAAGATTTGGAGCGTATAGTATTCCAAATTCTGGAACTAATTATTTAGGAAACGCATATAAATCCATTATTAGACTAGACAACCCTGATTTAAAATGGGAAACCGCTCAAACGGTAGATTTTGGAATTGAATTAAACCTTTTCAATAACCGTATTGAAACTGAAATATCTGGATATTATAAAAAATCTAAAGATGTATTATTGGATTTATTTCAAATCCCATCTTCAGGGTTTGGTGAAAGTCTATGGATAAATGCTGCTGAAATTGAAAACAAAGGTCTTGAGTTTAATGTTACTTCTAAAAACATTGTTAGTGATAATTTTTCTTGGACTACTACTTTCAATATTGCTCATAACGCCAATAAGTTAATTAGCTTAGGAGGGGTTAGCCCAGATTTATTAGAAGGCGGGTTTAATGATACCCGTGTTATAGAAGGTCAACCTATTGGAACTAATTATTTGGTTCGTTTTGCAAGAGTAGATACTACTGATGGTTTGCCTATTTTCTTGGATAAAGAAGGTAACGAAACCAAAACTTTCAATTTAGCTAATAGGGTTTCAGCAGGTTCTGTTATTCCAGATGCCACAGGCGGATTCGGTAATAAATTTAAATATAAAAATTGGGGCTTGGATACCGACTTTGTATTTACCATAGGAGGAAATATCTATGATAGTTATGCAAAAAGAGCACTTGGCACCTTTCGAGATGGTAACAATTCATCAAATGTAAGAACAGATATATATGATAGATGGAGAAATCCAGGCGATGTCACAGAACAACCAAGGCTTTTTCATGATCATAATGAAGTGCAAGGACTTTCAAGTGTATGGCAGTATAACCATACAGGTTTTTTATACGATGCTTCTTATTTGAGGTTAAGGAATGTAACACTAAATTATACATTACCAGCCGAATTTTTAAAAGGCACAGGGATAAGCTCCTTAAAATTGGCTTTAACTGGGTCTAACATATTCACATGGACCAAGTTTCCTGGTGGTGATCCTGAAATTGCGAGAGATTTCCAATTTCAAAGAGATAGAAACTTATCGCCAAATGTGTCATACTTAAGTATTCCACAAGCGAAATCATTCACATTTAACATTAATGCAACTTTTTAA
- a CDS encoding RagB/SusD family nutrient uptake outer membrane protein, protein MKMNLKLILGLFFSISLFVSCDLEELPENVDIVGPTNLADLEALLNAGYNNLGWPLGGNAQLYAEINGDNVDGPNGINSDETEIYNRSTSFFNNTIRDNMYRGFYRIVLDANVVLGHIENNLEALSLSATDARVQEIKGEALLLRGMAHFEISRFMSHSPGYSADNSHLGVQYITSVDNAIGQNRGTVSQNYANLISDLKEAESLLNTTNSKNQYYANKAAAQAYLAKVFFQAGFGPDIDTAGSNYEQAFSYANSALTNTSAVFDINLYQGDTGTERFAGNLVDNNNTESPNVETIFGIVSESTANSKGGTFSRYRTDLSISNTTIRIMQDLYNSIPSTDKRKALLEETDGEYFLNKFNKGILHVPLAHYTELLLIRAEAAAETNSLTQAETDINLILDRAGLSTISGLSKSQLINLVRNQRRIELLGEGNRINDLKRIGVNETSLTIRNAPWDCNGMVFQFPATEVFTGFIQNPTGGCN, encoded by the coding sequence ATGAAAATGAATTTAAAATTAATATTAGGGTTGTTTTTCTCTATCTCATTATTTGTTTCTTGTGATTTAGAAGAACTACCAGAAAATGTAGATATAGTTGGTCCAACAAATTTGGCCGATTTAGAAGCGTTATTAAACGCAGGATACAATAATTTAGGCTGGCCTTTAGGAGGAAACGCTCAACTTTATGCCGAAATTAATGGAGATAATGTTGACGGGCCTAATGGAATCAACTCTGATGAAACCGAAATTTATAATAGAAGCACCTCATTCTTTAATAATACCATTAGAGATAATATGTACCGAGGGTTTTATAGAATTGTATTAGATGCTAATGTTGTATTAGGGCATATTGAAAATAACCTAGAGGCTTTGAGCTTATCTGCTACAGATGCAAGAGTGCAAGAAATAAAGGGAGAAGCGCTTCTTTTAAGAGGGATGGCGCATTTTGAAATTTCAAGATTCATGTCGCACTCTCCTGGATACAGTGCAGATAACTCACATTTGGGTGTTCAGTATATTACTTCAGTCGACAATGCCATTGGGCAGAACAGAGGTACTGTTTCTCAGAATTATGCAAATCTTATTAGTGATTTAAAGGAAGCAGAAAGCTTATTGAACACAACTAATTCTAAAAATCAGTACTATGCTAATAAAGCTGCTGCACAAGCATATTTGGCAAAAGTGTTCTTCCAAGCAGGATTTGGACCTGATATTGACACGGCTGGATCAAATTATGAACAAGCTTTTAGTTATGCGAATAGCGCCTTGACCAATACCTCAGCCGTTTTCGATATTAATTTATATCAAGGTGATACAGGTACTGAAAGATTTGCAGGAAACTTGGTTGATAACAATAATACCGAGTCACCAAATGTTGAAACTATTTTCGGAATCGTTTCAGAATCTACAGCAAATAGCAAAGGAGGCACTTTTTCAAGATACCGCACAGATTTGTCAATTTCTAATACCACTATTAGAATTATGCAAGATTTATATAATTCCATTCCTTCAACAGATAAAAGAAAAGCATTGCTTGAAGAAACAGATGGTGAATATTTCTTAAATAAATTTAACAAAGGAATTTTACATGTACCGTTGGCCCATTATACAGAATTACTTTTAATAAGAGCTGAAGCTGCTGCTGAAACTAACAGTCTTACTCAAGCAGAAACTGATATTAACTTAATTTTAGATAGAGCTGGATTATCAACTATTTCTGGACTTTCTAAATCACAATTAATCAATTTAGTGAGAAACCAGAGACGTATCGAATTACTTGGAGAAGGGAATAGAATTAACGACCTTAAAAGAATTGGAGTAAACGAAACGTCACTTACTATAAGAAACGCACCTTGGGATTGTAATGGGATGGTATTTCAATTTCCAGCAACCGAAGTGTTTACAGGATTTATTCAAAACCCAACAGGTGGTTGTAACTAA
- a CDS encoding LacI family DNA-binding transcriptional regulator: MKRKITLKQIARELDVSISTVSKALSNSKEISEDTTQKIQAFAKLYNYRPNNIALSLKNRKTKTIGILIPEIVHHFFSTVIRGIERVANRRGYNVIVGLSNESFTKEIINMELLANGSIDGFILSISKETLLKQDYHHFNAAINQGMPIVMFDRVVNEVDCDKVIVDDFVGAVKAVNKLVEKGSKNIALITTFDYVSVGRLRTQGYLEALEQNNINANPNLILKIDDSLDVENHLEILENEIDLFFKANPKIDGVFAVNELYAVTAMKVAKKLGFSIPDDIQVIGFTDGVLSKHATPSLTTVSQHGQKIGEQAANLLIDRLEAVDVETEQYFTNNDTKKDFIKVVIETEIIERESTK; this comes from the coding sequence ATGAAAAGAAAAATTACCTTAAAACAAATTGCACGAGAATTAGATGTGTCAATTTCTACCGTTTCTAAAGCGTTAAGTAACAGTAAAGAAATAAGTGAAGATACCACACAAAAGATTCAAGCATTTGCTAAACTTTATAATTATAGACCTAATAATATAGCTCTTAGTTTAAAAAACAGAAAAACTAAGACCATCGGTATTTTAATTCCTGAAATTGTACACCATTTTTTTTCAACAGTTATAAGAGGTATAGAGAGAGTTGCTAATAGGCGAGGTTATAATGTTATAGTTGGTTTATCTAACGAGTCGTTTACTAAAGAAATTATAAACATGGAACTATTGGCCAATGGTAGTATTGATGGGTTTATTCTGTCCATTTCAAAAGAAACATTATTGAAACAAGATTATCATCATTTTAATGCTGCTATAAATCAAGGGATGCCTATAGTTATGTTTGATAGAGTGGTGAATGAAGTAGACTGTGATAAAGTAATTGTTGATGACTTTGTAGGAGCAGTAAAAGCTGTAAATAAACTTGTTGAAAAAGGGAGCAAAAATATAGCCCTAATCACGACTTTTGATTATGTAAGTGTTGGTAGATTAAGAACTCAGGGGTATTTAGAAGCCTTAGAACAAAACAATATAAATGCAAACCCTAATCTAATATTAAAAATAGATGACAGTTTAGATGTTGAAAATCATTTAGAAATTTTAGAGAATGAAATAGATTTGTTTTTTAAAGCAAATCCAAAAATAGATGGGGTTTTTGCTGTAAACGAGCTTTATGCGGTAACTGCAATGAAAGTAGCTAAAAAATTAGGATTTAGTATTCCAGATGATATTCAAGTTATTGGTTTTACAGATGGTGTTTTATCAAAGCATGCAACACCAAGCCTTACTACTGTTAGTCAACATGGTCAAAAAATAGGGGAACAAGCTGCAAATTTATTAATAGATAGATTGGAAGCAGTAGATGTTGAAACTGAGCAATATTTTACTAATAATGATACAAAAAAAGACTTTATAAAGGTTGTTATAGAAACAGAAATTATTGAAAGAGAATCAACTAAATAA
- the pgmB gene encoding beta-phosphoglucomutase: MNKTGVIFDLDGVIVDTAKYHFLAWKNLADSLGFEFTEAHNELLKGVSRVRSLEILLDIGDATVSEEKKQEFLISKNEEYLKYITKMGADEILSGASELLDALDDLGIQYVLGSASKNAPLILKQVGLYNRFLGIVDGNSVNQAKPDPEVFLIGAKKLNLKPENCIVFEDAIAGVEAANRANMTSIGIGDKKTLSEADYNFNNLTEISADFIKDLIEKLENNKEQ, encoded by the coding sequence ATGAATAAAACAGGAGTCATTTTCGATCTAGACGGAGTCATTGTAGACACTGCAAAGTATCACTTTTTAGCATGGAAAAACCTTGCAGATAGCTTAGGTTTTGAGTTTACAGAAGCGCATAACGAATTACTTAAAGGAGTTAGTAGAGTAAGGTCTTTAGAGATTTTGTTAGATATAGGAGACGCTACCGTTTCCGAAGAAAAAAAACAAGAATTTCTTATAAGTAAGAATGAAGAATATTTAAAGTATATCACAAAAATGGGAGCCGATGAAATTCTTTCTGGAGCTTCAGAATTGTTGGATGCTTTAGATGATTTAGGTATTCAATACGTACTCGGTTCAGCAAGTAAAAATGCTCCGTTAATTTTAAAACAAGTGGGTTTGTACAATAGGTTTTTAGGCATTGTTGATGGTAATAGTGTCAATCAAGCTAAACCAGATCCCGAAGTGTTTTTAATTGGAGCCAAAAAGTTAAACTTAAAACCAGAGAACTGTATTGTTTTTGAAGACGCTATTGCAGGTGTTGAAGCCGCAAATAGAGCTAATATGACATCTATAGGAATTGGTGATAAAAAAACGTTAAGTGAAGCCGATTATAACTTTAACAATTTAACAGAAATAAGTGCCGATTTTATTAAAGATTTAATAGAAAAGCTAGAAAATAATAAAGAACAATGA
- a CDS encoding MFS transporter, with protein MQKRKLNFWQIWNMSFGFLGIQMGFALQNANASRILQIFGADVHELSWFWIIAPLMGLIVQPIIGHYSDKTWGRFGRRKPYFLVGAILASIGLVLMPQADMFIAFLPALWVGAGMLMIMDASFNIAMEPFRALVGDNLRTDQRTSGFSVQTALIGFGAVIGSWLPYTLTNWFGVSNKTVAGVVPENLIWSFIIGAIILIASILVTVLTTKEYSPEELANFETDKEYSDSIKNGDEEEKSSLLDIFEDFKKMPTTMRQLSWVQFFSWFGLFGMWVFATPALAQHIYGLPYTDSSSAMYQDAGDWIGVLFGVYNLVSAFYAFALPYIAKKVGRKKTHAISLVIGGLSMLSIYIMPDKNWLIVSMIGIGIAWASILAMPYAILAGSISPKKMGVYMGIFNFFIVIPQIINALIGGPLVKYAYGNHAIYALVMSGVSFLIAASLVFKVKDVDDVVK; from the coding sequence ATGCAAAAGCGTAAATTAAATTTTTGGCAAATCTGGAACATGAGTTTTGGGTTTCTCGGAATTCAAATGGGTTTCGCCCTTCAAAATGCCAACGCAAGTAGAATACTTCAAATTTTCGGAGCAGATGTTCACGAATTATCATGGTTTTGGATAATAGCGCCATTAATGGGCTTAATTGTTCAACCTATAATAGGTCATTATAGCGATAAAACATGGGGACGATTTGGTAGACGAAAACCTTACTTTTTAGTTGGTGCCATTTTAGCATCTATTGGTTTAGTGCTTATGCCTCAAGCCGATATGTTTATTGCTTTTTTGCCAGCATTATGGGTAGGAGCAGGCATGCTCATGATTATGGATGCATCATTTAACATTGCTATGGAACCTTTCCGAGCATTAGTTGGCGATAATTTAAGAACCGATCAACGTACTTCAGGGTTTAGTGTTCAAACCGCACTTATTGGTTTTGGAGCAGTTATAGGGTCCTGGTTGCCTTATACCTTAACAAATTGGTTTGGTGTTTCTAACAAGACCGTTGCAGGTGTAGTACCAGAAAATTTAATTTGGTCTTTCATTATTGGAGCTATAATTTTAATAGCTTCTATATTAGTCACTGTTTTAACAACTAAAGAATATTCTCCTGAAGAACTCGCTAATTTTGAGACAGATAAAGAGTATTCTGACAGCATAAAGAATGGTGACGAAGAAGAAAAATCTAGTTTACTAGATATTTTTGAAGATTTTAAAAAAATGCCAACAACCATGCGTCAACTAAGTTGGGTGCAATTCTTTTCTTGGTTTGGTCTTTTTGGAATGTGGGTTTTTGCAACACCTGCCTTAGCACAACATATTTACGGTTTACCATATACAGATAGTAGCTCTGCAATGTATCAAGATGCAGGAGATTGGATAGGCGTTCTTTTTGGGGTTTATAATCTTGTTTCTGCATTTTATGCCTTCGCTTTACCATACATTGCTAAAAAAGTAGGAAGAAAGAAAACACATGCTATATCACTTGTTATTGGTGGTTTGAGTATGCTTTCTATTTATATTATGCCAGACAAAAATTGGCTCATTGTTTCTATGATTGGTATCGGTATAGCTTGGGCAAGTATTCTGGCTATGCCTTATGCTATTTTAGCAGGATCTATCTCGCCTAAAAAAATGGGTGTTTACATGGGGATTTTTAATTTCTTTATTGTCATCCCACAAATTATTAATGCCTTAATAGGTGGTCCACTTGTAAAGTATGCTTATGGTAATCATGCCATATATGCTTTGGTTATGAGTGGTGTTAGTTTTTTAATAGCAGCATCTTTAGTTTTTAAAGTGAAAGATGTTGATGATGTAGTTAAATAA